A stretch of the Uranotaenia lowii strain MFRU-FL chromosome 3, ASM2978415v1, whole genome shotgun sequence genome encodes the following:
- the LOC129752515 gene encoding myrosinase 1-like, with product MRRCILPIFLLIVGTLADHGHRKFPDDFVFGVGTSAYQIEGAWNEDGKGESIWDRLVHEHPEKIKDRTNGDVACDSYHQWRRDVEMVKELGVDVYRFSISWSRIMPNGMRNQINQKGIDYYNNLINGLLENGITPLVVLYHWDLPQRLQELGGWTNREIIGHFREYARVVFQAYGDRVKWWTTFNEPIQTCRLSYEYDAMAPGYDYPGIGSYLCTHNVLLSHSEAVELYRNHFQPLQQGKIGITLDTSWAEPASDSPEDQEASDRNLRFLLGWYANPIFSKTGNYPQVMIDRIGQFSEQQGFSKSRLPAFTQDEIEKLKGSADFFGFNTYTSNVVYQMDKNEAATFRQPSHDHDKAIGEYQLEEWPATGSDWFRVYPRGAYKILKWISKEYDNPPVYITENGYSDCGGTRDEGRVQFYKDYLSAVLDAVEEGCNVKGYIAWSLMDNFEWRAGLSERFGLYYVNYTDPARTRIAKSSARFFADVARTHTINMDLMPDPEYDVDD from the exons ATGAGGCGCTGTATACTGCCAATTTTCTTGCTGATCGTTGG cACCCTTGCCGACCACGGTCATCGAAAGTTCCCGGATGACTTCGTATTCGGAGTAGGAACTTCCGCGTACCAGATTGAGGGTGCCTGGAACGAAGATGGGAAAGGTGAATCTATTTGGGACCGGCTGGTGCACGAACACCCCGAGAAGATCAAGGACAGAACCAATGGAGATGTGGCTTGCGATAGCTACCATCAG tGGCGTCGTGACGTTGAGATGGTAAAAGAGTTAGGTGTGGATGTGTACCGGTTTTCGATTTCGTGGTCTCGAATCATGCCAAATGGAATGCGTAATCAAATCAACCAGAAGGGAATCGATTACTACAACAACCTCATCAACGGGCTACTGGAAAATGGGATCACTCCTTTGGTGGTGCTGTATCATTGGGATCTTCCTCAGCGGCTGCAGGAGTTGGGAGGTTGGACAAATCGGGAAATCATCGGTCACTTCAGGGAATACGCTCGGGTAGTGTTCCAAGCATATGGAGACCGTGTTAAATGGTGGACCACTTTCAATGAACCTATTCAAACCTGCCGGCTATCTTACGAGTACGACGCCATGGCTCCTGGCTACGATTACCCAGGAATCGGAAGCTACCTGTGTACTCATAATGTACTTTTGTCTCATTCGGAAGCTGTCGAACTTTATCGCAATCACTTCCAGCCACTGCAGCAAGGTAAAATCGGTATCACCCTCGATACGTCTTGGGCCGAACCAGCAAGCGATTCACCTGAAGATCAAGAAGCTTCGGATCGCAATCTTCGATTCCTG CTCGGTTGGTACGCCAATCCCATCTTCTCGAAGACCGGCAATTACCCACAGGTCATGATCGACCGAATTGGTCAGTTCAGCGAACAGCAAGGTTTCAGCAAATCGCGCCTTCCCGCTTTCACTCAGGATGAAATCGAAAAGCTCAAAGGATCAGCGGATTTCTTCGGCTTTAACACCTACACTTCTAACGTGGTCTACCAAATGGATAAAAATGAGGCAGCCACCTTCCGTCAGCCGTCTCATGACCACGACAAGGCTATCGGTGAGTACCAGTTGGAGGAATGGCCAGCCACCGGTTCCGATTGGTTCCGCGTCTATCCTCGGGGCGCGTACAAGATACTGAAATGGATTAGCAAGGAGTACGACAACCCTCCGGTGTATATCACCGAAAACGGGTACAGCGATTGCGGAGGCACCCGGGATGAAGGGCGGGTACAGTTCTACAAGGATTACTTGAGTGCTGTTCTTGACGCGGTCGAAGAAGGTTGCAATGTTAAGGGCTACATCGCTTGGAGTTTGATGGACAACTTCGAGTGGCGCGCTGGGCTTTCGGAGCGATTTGGGCTGTACTATGTCAACTATACCGATCCGGCTAGGACCAGGATTGCCAAGTCGTCTGCCCGATTCTTTGCGGATGTTGCTCGTACCCATACCATCAACATGGACCTGATGCCGGATCCCGAATACGATGTCGATGATTGA